The sequence TATGCCAAAACATTTAGACTAAAAGAATTACCCGCTTAACTCTTGTACAAGAAGAACTGCCAGGAGACATCCCCTTCTCAGCGTAATTCGTGGAAAGAGATGACTAATCACTAATAAATTTAGTTTCTTTACAATAACCAGAATGATCCATTTCCAACTTATCAGCATTAAATTTTAAAGTGGTACCATGTAACAGTAATAACAAACCAAAACGTAATATCAACTTCCGCATTCCATCACAAAAATTCTTGTAGTAGTTCTtagtgttaaaaatatttttatgacttTCTTTATGGTCATTTCCTTAAAACGTGTAAAACTTACTTTTTCAATGATTCTTGGAAACGCCAACAAATATATGTTGGTTGTTGAAAAACTACGGCTGAACCGTAGAATTTTCGTACCATGGAAGTAATGGCGTCATTGGGATCTGCAATGacgtttttttaaagttgttccgTATTTTATTCATAGCCATTGTATATCACCTCAGCAACATCTTGATACTAACTGATAACCAACATACGTGTTATAAATATTTCTATAACTGGTGCTGATACATAAACGTCTGAAAGTACACTACTTCCAAAAATTACaaagttttatttgaaaaaatatttcgtcAGAAGCCCTAATAGAACTTGGAAACGTTTCAAAGTTCTAGCACAACCTTATTACACGAAAATAAGTACTTTATTCGGAGCTATTTTCGCGAAACTCGCgaaaatttttggataaattataGGTAAACCCTGTCGCACATGAGTACATAGGCGTaacaccattttttttaaaaaaaactttattgccactttggttaaaaaaaagtcaggaaatCGCCTGCCGTTATcctgttcagttaaaaaaatactcagcaattttattttgcagcataagttttcataacagtaataaaagtggtagctacctaactgcatttattTAGCAAAAGAagtaagaattgtgttgcagccaaacaaTGCATTTGGCTTATTTCACTTTTTATCCAGAGGTAGCTAAGGAGAGCTAGATAAACTCAACttcgacataaaaataaataatattggctAGGTTAAAAAGCTGTTATACtgttataccaaactgaatggTAAAAAGTAagggtagctatagctagctggctgTAGAATGATCCTAAAGAATCTTCGTTTCTAGCCAAATCCAAAaaatggtgcgtttaagatttgtacatggctaaaaaacgtgacaatatatttattttaacatgcAAGAACATATAGATAACAAATATTGCAAAGTAAaaagcttttagaagataaaaaaggtcAAACAGACCTTTAACCCTACTGGTGTGGGCTTTTTGTCTCCTCACAAAGTGTGAGGGGGGCACCCCTTAGATATTTTCTGATAGGGTTAATTATGTCATGAAATTTGGTACAGTAATGCTTCaacacattaaaaacaaaattatggaGAAATGAATTTCAACCATAACGGCagctttgatgacgtcatgaatAATCTCGCTAGCTGGCAAAATTTATGccagaaaattgaaaaaaataatgttttttaaaatagccATTAAAAGAGATAGAAAGACATAGTCACTAATTATATCAAATTTATACATGGAACACggcaaaaaaagtaattatactATCTAACATGGCCTAGACTGTCAAATAAATGAACAGAAACAATTCAGAAATGTTGATAGAACAGTGCTAAAATAGtgctaaaaatgtaaaacatCCTATGGATTGGATGGAATAGGTACCACGAGTACGTAAGAGCTTTACGGCAGAATATTGTTTTCGGTAAAGTTAGTAATGTTCTTCACAAATCAACTTTGAATGGTCTTCGCAAACTGGGTTACCACATTTTTGGCATCTTGATTTTAACTTTGGCAATTTATTCTTCTTAGATTTCTGCCCAGCACCAGTAATGTCTAACAGGCATAAGTCGTTGTTTGTTATCACCATATCGAGGGTATTCTTGTGGATCATCTCTATTATCACTGGTTTCTGTAATATTCCTACCAAGAACTATGGACATTTTACTTTTGATGCTGACAGACAATCCAACAACTGGCCTGGACTCAATATAAGGCTTGACAAAAGACAAAACCATATCCCATTCCTGATCAAACGAATCAACTTTATCAATCTGGATATTGTGTGCGATAGCATACAACGACAAAGCAATTGCAGCAGAGTGTATCAAGAATAAAGAAGAAGTGTACCATTGTTCATTTATTGGTAACTGATTTGCAGCTGTGTTTAGAGATTTTCTGATCTATAATATCAGTCCCACCCTTAGTAAAGTCATAAAATTTTATGATGGACGGTTTGTGCTTTTCGTCATCTCGAGTAATTCCCATGATTGGCCTCATTGTGGACAGAACAAGGACATTTTTCTTCCCTTTAGACTTGCCCTCTATTGTGTAGGTACACAATGCAATATCCCCCTTTTCTTTTTCCCAATGTATTGTACTTTGAAACTCCCCTCTAGATTTTGGATCCTTTACCTCATCTGGTAAGCAAACACGATTTGTAACAAGGCTACCGACACATGTTATGTTGTGCGACAATAACCATTTAGGTAACAGATGTGTATAGTCGATCCATGGAAATGTTACGCCCTTTCAACTGGAGTCAGGCATTTCATCAACTAACTTTTCACGTAATCTGTAGCCGAAAGGTAATAAGGGCCATCTCCTTCATCCGGTTTGCCACAATAAGGTAGTATCTGATATGTAAATAGAATCCGCGCATCATTCAATGACTTGTATAACAAACCATATTTGGCCGGTTTATTCGGATTATACTGCCGGAATCATATTTAATGCGCATAGGATATAAAGTTTCATCAATGGAGAGGTACTCACTAGGCTCAAGAATCTGTTTTATTTGAcggttaaaaagatttttgttaGGGAACGCGCTGCAGCAAAGCGATCAGTTCTCCAAAGTTGCTGCCTTTCATTTGAATCGTCGAAAGATAGCATAGCAATTAGACGCTTGAACCTGGAAAGTGACATAGCGCTGTTAAGATTCTGTAACCTGTTTTTTCACTGAAGAGACGGTCAAGACAGTGCATTGATTGACCCAGAATACCACGTGCGTAAATCAAACCGATGAAGGCATAGAACTCTCGCGCGTCCAGTTCTCTGATATAGGTTTCTTTGCCATTCCTACGGGATTCCAGCAACTGTTCctttatattttcaatttttgaattGGTGTTCCTGATGATAACATCTACTATATTATCTGTGAAAAGGCATCTGAATTTATTGTCAATAGTTTTAATTGTCCAGCAGCAGGCAATAAATTCAATAGTTTGGCATTGCGTGGAAGAATGTCACAAGCTCGTTGTGGACCATGGTTTTCCGACTTTCGGTTcgtccaaaaaatatttttggtggCTGGGTTTTTCTTTGGGTCAAGATAACCCTTCAAAACCTGTTCTTCTTCAGCGCTCTCAACATTACGAAAGTGGTGTGGATTATAATTATCAGGATTTAACGCTGTGTCGACTGAATTCACTAACCGCATTCCTGTCAGCTTTTTGTGCGCTTGTCTCTGATGCTCATTTTCCTCATCGCTGCCAGAACTCTCATTAGATTCACTGGCAACTGCAGCTCTATCATTTTCATCATACATATCGTCTAAGTCATTATCATCATAATCATCTAAGTTGACATCTGAAACTGACCTATCATAGTTGACAAATGTCAGCAACCACTTCATCAGCGGTTAATTTTCTCTTCGgcattgtatttatttattatgattggttattattgtatttctgCTATAAGATAAAAGAAGCAATACAAATAAAATGAACATTCAAAATACATCTAATAAACAGTAGCATTAAACAATTATTTCAGGCTAGTAACAATTGGCAATTTGCAGTTTACAAAATTTATCGCAGCGAAGCCCATTGCAAGTTATTCATGTAGGAAAACTATGAGCCTAAAAGTAAAATTATTAGTTACAAGACAAAGAGCAAAAAAAGCTGTCAATGTCAAATTCCTGAATCTGCGCAGCAGTCGTAATATACCAGTGgtcacaaacaaacaagcaagccGCGGTGCTAAAAGTACtcgaacaatgaaaaaaaattcttcatcCAAATGTTCCCTATAAAGTTGGATGAATAGTCATAAAATTTCAGCTTCATAGCTTCAACGGTTAAAAAATACCGGTCAAATAACTAACAGGGGGGGGGCACAATGTGCCTCCCCCCCTCACACACACCAGGTAGGGTAAAACCCAGCACTGGCCACGACTacttttaaaaccaaaataGCCTTCGTCATCATGTTCCTTCGTTGGCATCGCCAGgccgcgaaaatcttggattggtgTTTCAAAGAATTAGGCGTTTTCATTAGTATACTACGTGCGAGTGGTCAAAACAAAGTAACAAAGTAATAAAACAGTCAGTAAAACTGTCCTATTTGTTTTCTAGGGCTCCCGAAGGAAATTGGCAATTGAGATCACcggggtaattattattaaaaatggcgtataTAAATTAAGattgttaaattaaaataattaaattatttaaggagattagtcggtggcccgtggagaaatccacgtgttcgcccgttctttttataccgcattgcgtgcttctcgctacttacggtaccattttgcgtgacagacagacgcatacgggtattatattatagataaaaaattgatttctcgATTATATTTTAATCAGTAATTTGATTTTCGATTAAACAATCCCctggtttttaaaaatcgagGAAAGATCGAAGGAATATTGGTGGCTATTTTGCgcgacggacagacgtatacgggtattataatatagatacgcAAAAACTTCTCTGCGCAAAAACTCCCGAAAAGATcaatttgtaataaaaaatcTTCGCGAGATTactagaaaatgacttttttgctAAACTTAActtttaggaaaaaaagattTCTTTATTTTCTGTAGTTTTTCTTAATAAATGTTCATTTTTGTAGtcgataaaaaataataatggccaGCCTCTGTGATACGGTAAAACATATGGCTGAAATAGATTAAGATTGAGAGAAAGTACTAGATTTATGACCGTAATTTAGATTTATGACAGTAATTTAGATTTATGGCAGTAATTTAGATTTATGACAGTAATTTAGATTTATGGCAGTAATTTAAATTTATGGCAGTAATTTAGATTTATGACAGTAATTTAGATTTATGACCGTAATTTATATTTATGATAGTAATTTAGATTTATGGCAGTAATTTAGATTTATGGCAGTAATTTAGATTTATGACAGTAATTTAGATTTATGGCAGTAATTTAGATTTATGACAGTAATATAGATTTATGACAGTAATTTAGATTTATGGCAGTAATTTATATTTATGATAGTAATTTAGATTTATGGCAGTAATTTAGATTTATGACAGTAATTTAGATTTATGACAGTAATTTAAATTTATGGCAGTAATTTAGATTTATGGCAGTAATTTAGATTTATGACAGTAATTTAGATTTATGACAGTAATTTAGATTTATGGCAGTAATTTAGATTTATGACAGTAATTTAGATTTATGACAGTAATTTAGATTTATGACAGTAATTTAAATTTATGACAGTAATTTAGATTTATGGCAgtaatttatatttatgttaGTAATTTAGATTTATGGCAGTAATTTAGATTTATTGCAGTAATTTAGATTTATGGCAGTAATTTAGATTTATGACAGTAATTTATATTTATGATAGTAATTTAGATTTATGACAGTAATTTAGATTTATGACTGTAATTTATATTTGTGATAGTAATTTAGATTTATGACAGTAATTTAGATTTATGGCAGTAATTTAGATTTATGACAGTAATTTAGATTTATGACAGTAATTTAGATTTATGGCAGTAATTTAGATTTATGACAGTAATTTAGATTTATGACAGTAATTTAGATTTATGACAGTAATTTAAATTTATGGCAGTAATTTAGATTTATGACAGTAATTTATAT is a genomic window of Hydractinia symbiolongicarpus strain clone_291-10 chromosome 14, HSymV2.1, whole genome shotgun sequence containing:
- the LOC130625144 gene encoding uncharacterized protein LOC130625144, which encodes MAKKPISENWTRESSMPSSYNPNKPAKYGLLYKSLNDARILFTYQILPYCGKPDEGDGPYYLSATDYVKNEVKDPKSRGEFQSTIHWEKEKGDIALCTYTIEGKSKGKKNVLVLSTMRPIMGITRDDEKHKPSIIKFYDFTKGGTDIIDQKISKHSCKSVTNK